Within the Synergistota bacterium genome, the region TCTGTAATAAAGAGCATTGGAGGAGAAATCGTTGAAGAAGTTAGACTCTTTGATTTCTATCAAGGGCCTCAGGTTCCTCAAGGGTATAGAAGCTTGACTTTTTGTGTAATTTATAGAGCTAAGGATAGAACATTAAAAGACGAAGAGGTTGAGGAGGTTCATCTTAAAGTTAGAAAGGAGCTAGAAAGAAGCGGTTTTAAAGTTAGATAGGGGGGATAGCGATTGCTGGAGGAGCTTAAAGCCCTTGAGGAAAAGATAGATTCTCTTGTAGCCTTGGTTGGAAAGCTCAGAGAAGAAAACAGGGCTTTAAAAGAGGAACTTTCAAAGGTAAATGAGAAACTCAAAACCTATGAGGAGCTGGAAAAAGAAAGGGAACGCTTTTTAATGGAGAAGAAAGATATGGAAGATAGGATAAAGCGTATATTTAGCAAGCTTGTAAGTGTGGTTAACAAGGAAAGCAAGTAATGGCTAAAGTTAGGTTGACAGTGCTTGGGGAATCCTATTGGATAAAAGGTGAAGATCCGGAGGAAAAGCTTCAGGAGGTCGCTCTCTTAATAAGCTCTACTTTAGAGGATGTGGAGAGAAAGTATCCTCAACTTAAGGACAAGGAGAAGTTACTTATGCTTGCCTTAACACTTGCGGAAAAGTTGGTAAGCCTTAAATTTGAGTTAATAGGTATAAGTAGGAAGGTAGAGGAGTGTCTGGCGAAAGATTAAGTTTTGGGTTCTTAGATCTCCTTTCTTTAATAACGTTATTATTTTTCTCTGTAAGAGGGTGGTTTAAGGGAATAGCAAGGGAGTTATGCGCTATGATTGGTTTGGTTTTAGGATTGGTCGCAGCATTTAAGTATTCTTCAGCTTTATCCTCTATCTTGGGGAGAAACTTCCCAACTATCTCTCCTCTCTCTAGAGTTATAGCTTTCGCTCTGATATTTTTATGCATTTTGGTGTTTTTCTCCCTTTTAGGTGGATTTCTTAATAAAATTCTTAGAATTTTGTGGCTTGGCTGGTTTGATAGGATGGGAGGTTTGCTTTTGGGTTTGGTAGAGGGAGGTTTTATTATCTCTATTCTTTTCTGGGGGATTAATCTTTTGCCTGATAGTACCATTCTTAAGGAGCTTAAAGGGGAATCTTTTATTTATAAAATTTTTGAAAGTCATGCATTACCTTACTTAAGGGAGATGATAGGTAAACTAAAATGGAGGTAGGAAAGAGAACCATAGAACTTCTTGAATTTGAGGAATTTAAGGATATTTTATCTAAGTGGGCTTTTACCGAGCTTGGTAAAAAGAGAATCTTAGACAAAAGTATACTGTCTCGTGAGGAACTTGAAAGGGAGTTGTACATTCTCAAAGAGGCTTATGTTCTTCTTTCATCTAAAGAAACACCTCCCTTTTCTGGAGGTCTGGTGGATCTAACGCCGCTTCTTGGAAATCTAAAGGTTTCTCTAAAGTTGCTACCTGAGGAACTTCTTAAGATAAGGGATTTTTGTAAGGGGGTAGAAAAGCTTAAAGAGTTCTTTTTTAATAAAAGAGAGGCTTTCCCAGGAATTTACTCTGTAGCGAGGGAGCTAGAGCCTTTAAGGAATCTTAGCTCTGCAATTTCTAAAGCTATAAACGATAGGGGAGAAATAGACTCAGAGGCCACTCCTTTACTTTCTTCCCTAAGAAGGAGAATAAAAG harbors:
- the zapB gene encoding cell division protein ZapB, which produces MLEELKALEEKIDSLVALVGKLREENRALKEELSKVNEKLKTYEELEKERERFLMEKKDMEDRIKRIFSKLVSVVNKESK
- a CDS encoding CvpA family protein, which gives rise to MSGERLSFGFLDLLSLITLLFFSVRGWFKGIARELCAMIGLVLGLVAAFKYSSALSSILGRNFPTISPLSRVIAFALIFLCILVFFSLLGGFLNKILRILWLGWFDRMGGLLLGLVEGGFIISILFWGINLLPDSTILKELKGESFIYKIFESHALPYLREMIGKLKWR
- the zapA gene encoding cell division protein ZapA, with protein sequence MAKVRLTVLGESYWIKGEDPEEKLQEVALLISSTLEDVERKYPQLKDKEKLLMLALTLAEKLVSLKFELIGISRKVEECLAKD